A window from Triticum aestivum cultivar Chinese Spring chromosome 6D, IWGSC CS RefSeq v2.1, whole genome shotgun sequence encodes these proteins:
- the LOC123142354 gene encoding uncharacterized protein — protein MFCVVQKIVPNLGCASRFNGNLGRAERWPRGICFGTAHHAAKRYGCVGIGRSGGSHVCRSYGSHASSHSVLWGLRVAPPRPALLPAPFAAEVTRLAIRRRGRSPSPVGRCPVTDAVEVISAWREERPHLSACGFEYGRVGGEGGERGAVVDGVSSSGRRRRRRCDGGPWPGAASSFLPPTSCGPARAKDPWGSGLWCFHPTRGVAGSMSVNVQMGSGGGTGGGAAGYVMCSEATSGWIRRGRCQSKEAPKGQANNKPRQGSLRATFEEASVL, from the exons ATGTTTTGTGTCGTTCAGAAAATTGTCCCGAATTTGGGCTGCGCATCCCGTTTTAACGGAAATTTGGGCCGCGCGGAGCGGTGGCCCCGCGGCATATGCTTTGGGACAGCCCATCACGCGGCGAAGCGGTACGGCTGCGTGGGCATCGGACGGTCCGGGGGCAGCCACGTCTGTCGATCCTACGGTTCCCACGCGTCTTCTCACTCCGTACTGTGGGGATTGAGGGTTGCCCCGCCGCGCCCGGCCCTGCTCCCCGCTCCGTTCGCCGCCGAGGTCACCCGCCTGGCGATAAGACGGCGCGGCCGCAGTCCCAGTCCCGTTGGCCGTTGCCCGGTCACGGACGCCGTGGAGGTGATTTCCGCCTGGCGAGAAGAGCGCCCCCATCTCTCCGCCTGCGGCTTTGAGTACGGCCGCGTGGGAGGAGAAGGCGGTGAGCGAGGAGCTGTGGTGGACGGTGTGAGCTCGAGCGGGCGCAGGAGGCGCCGCCGTTGCGACGGTGGGCCATGGCCCGGAGCTGCCTCCAGCTTCCTGCCGCCGACCAGCTGTGGTCCTGCTCGTGCGaag GATCCATGGGGCTCCGGCTTGTGGTGCTTCCATCCTACCCGCGGAGTCGCAGGATCCATGAGCGTCAATGTCCAgatgggcagcggcggcgggaCTGGCGGTGGCGCCGCCGGATACGTGATGTGCTCTGAAGCTACCAGTGGCTGGATAAGGAG GGGTAGGTGTCAATCAAAAGAAGCGCCCAAGGGGCAGGCCAACAACAAGCCGAGACAAGGCTCCTTACGAGCAACATTTGAAGAGGCCTCGGTTTTGTAA